A genomic region of Melanotaenia boesemani isolate fMelBoe1 chromosome 13, fMelBoe1.pri, whole genome shotgun sequence contains the following coding sequences:
- the arhgef19 gene encoding rho guanine nucleotide exchange factor 19 isoform X1 — MLPGYGFSPFPDFRPHLHAFHCRGESPSMWIPGSGESQARNESQEGRPLLHPCHHKHIAVCQQETLAFIELQPATPKLNGFGPQRPSIISGAQRTAHSLPLNGFRQTLNELNDKQKICHRTDNKQEINLNSTHTVGDSELECQNGIRTSFQEQTEKPRTVTTVCRPLHAALSLPLSLPLSSLYANRDSWESQLPCSPTSPECPEFQGPDSCQPQRRTSQGSLKEKSIRRKMQVYSPDSPSDESLGSPILEADYIFPGPFASFLEEDLSGLSSLEAISTPSSTDGASDLPSLSQDDIFNISTEPLQIIEDSEPLVVEESGSVEMSVPSGGSFLSRNRQGDQERRRFSASELISRLQLSQRKNSFTLKLGKSLSARVASRDRQGSSSLSPNTDYKSNSRHRGSGGSSDSDPHSPVGLAPPPPSSDNGLPLHRWSTKLGMRKKSVEEDLGTLAPVHNSNRLSRFLPSSILYQEYSDVAINREIQRQQGKEPGTEEEGFRDEGSDGTPSPSNLSPSSSFRSSRGSAFALWQDIPDVRSSGQLDNFSNEERKLQEAKFELVTSEASYIRSLTIAVDHFMLSQELAECLGAQDKQWLFSKLPEVKDVSERFLQDLEHRLEEDILRFDVCDIVLDHCPALRRVYLPYVTNQAYQEQTYQRLLQENPRFPGILARLEEDPICQRLPLTSFLILPFQRITRLKMLVENILKRTTPGSRDEDTATKAFNELKKIIKECNSSVQSMKRMEELIHLNKKIHFEGKIFPLISQSRWLVKHGELLEVDTQMMSISGSKLKLPTKPVYLHLFNDYLLLSRRKDTWKFMVFVHAKIGELKVKDLSQKLQGIPGFIFHLQLCEGQQLKHQILLKSHTESGKQRWITAMFPSDPLEDIEQASENDDISQVQCIKSYQAQEHDELTLEKADILHAKTITSDGWVEGIRLSDGERGWFPKSYVEEITSRSARLRNLRENIRIKCVTQKLKGED, encoded by the exons ATGCTCCCTGGGTATGGATTCTCACCTTTTCCTGATTTCCGACCCCACCTTCACGCATTTCACTGCCGAGGAGAGAGTCCCAGCATGTGGATCCCAGGCTCAGGAGAGTCCCAGGCTCGGAACGAGTCCCAGGAGGGCAGGCCTCTCCTCCACCCCTGCCATCACAAACACATTGCTGTTTGCCAGCAGGAAACGTTGGCTTTTATTGAGCTACAACCAGCGACACCTAAATTAAATGGTTTTGGCCCTCAGAGGCCAAGCATTATTTCAGGTGCACAACGCACAGCACACTCTTTACCACTCAATGGTTTCAGACAGACACTGAATGAGCTGAATGACAAGCAGAAGATCTGCCACAGAACAGAcaacaaacaggaaataaatttGAACTCTACACATACTGTAGGTGACAGTGAGCTTGAGTGTCAAAATGGCATCAGGACTTCTTTCCAGGAGCAAACTGAGAAGCCACGAACAGTCACAACTGTTTGCCGTCCTCTCCATGCAGCTCTCAGCCTCCCTTTGTCCCTCCCCTTGTCCTCTCTATACGCAAACAGAGACTCCTGGGAATCTCAGTTACCTTGCTCCCCAACCTCACCCGAATGTCCCGAGTTTCAGGGCCCAGACTCCTGCCAGCCTCAAAGGAGAACATCACAGGGGTCACTGAAAGAAAAGTCTATCC GGCGAAAGATGCAGGTTTATTCTCCAGACAGCCCAAGTGATGAATCCCTCGGCAGTCCAATCCTAGAAGCAGACTACATCTTTCCTGGACCTTTTGCATCCTTTCTGGAAGAGGACCTCAGTGGATTATCCTCCCTAGAGGCCATTTCAACTCCTTCATCCACAGACGGTGCTTCAGATCTCCCAAGCCTCAGTCAGGATGATATTTTCAACATATCTACAGAACCCCTGCAGATTATAGAGGACTCAGAACCATTAGTTGTGGAGGAGAGTGGAAGTGTGGAGATGTCAGTTCCCTCAGGAGGGAGCTTTTTGTCACGGAACCGTCAAGGCGACCAAGAACGGCGGCGCTTCTCAGCTTCAGAACTAATATCAAGACTGCAGCTGTCTCAAAGGAAGAACTCCTTCACCTTAAAGCTGGGGAAGTCATTGTCTGCTCGGGTGGCCTCAAGAGACAGACAAGGCTCCAGCAGCCTCAGCCCCAACACTGACT ATAAGTCCAACTCCAGGCACCGCGGCTCAGGAGGTTCGAGTGATAGCGACCCCCACAGTCCTGTTGGACTGGCACCTCCACCTCCCAGCAGTGACAATGGGTTGCCTTTGCATAGATGGAGCACAAAACTTGg AATGCGAAAGAAATCCGTAGAGGAAGACCTGGGCACACTTGCTCCTGTTCATAACTCGAATCGACTCTCACGGTTTTTACCCAGCT CTATCCTGTACCAGGAGTACAGTGATGTTGCCATCAATAGAGAGATCCAGAGGCAGCAAGGGAAGGAACCAGGCACAGAGGAGGAGGGGTTCAGGGATGAGGGGTCAGACGGGACCCCATCTCCATCTAATCTGTCTCCATCCAGCTCCTTTCGTTCCTCACGAGGCTCTGCATTTGCACTATGGCAGGACATCCCTGATGTTCGAAGCAGTGGTCAGCTCGACAACTTCAGCAATGAGGAGAGAAAACTGCAGGAG gCAAAGTTTGAGCTGGTGACATCTGAGGCATCATACATTCGCAGTTTAACAATCGCCGTGGACCACTTCATGTTGTCTCAGGAGCTCGCTGAGTGTCTTGGAGCTCAAGATAAGCAGTGGCTCTTCTCCAAGCTGCCTGAAGTCAAAGATGTTAGTGAGAG GTTCCTTCAGGATCTGGAGCACAGGTTGGAGGAAGACATCCTTCGTTTTGATGTGTGTGACATTGTCCTGGACCACTGCCCTGCTCTACGAAGGGTTTATTTACCTTATGTAACCAACCAGGCGTATCAGGAGCAGACATACCAGCGATTgct GCAAGAAAACCCTCGTTTCCCTGGCATCCTGGCCCGCTTGGAGGAGGACCCCATCTGCCAAAGACTTCCTCTGACCTCCTTTCTAATCCTCCCATTTCAGAGGATCACACGGCTTAAAATGCTGGTGGAG AATATCTTAAAGAGGACAACACCGGGCTCTCGAGATGAGGACACAGCCACGAAAGCTTTCAATGAGCTAAAAAAG ATCATCAAAGAATGTAATTCCAGTGTGCAGTCAATGAAAAGGATGGAGGAACTCATCCACCTCAACAAGAAAATTCACTTTGAGGGAAAG ATCTTCCCTCTCATCTCTCAGTCGCGCTGGCTGGTAAAACATGGTGAGCTGCTGGAGGTGGACACTCAGATGATGAGTATTTCTGGATCAAAGCTCAAACTGCCCACCAAACCTGTGTACCTCCATTTGTTCAATGACTACCTGCTGCTGTCCAGGAGAAAGGA TACTTGGAAGTTCATGGTGTTTGTACATGCCAAGATTGGGGAGTTGAAAGTGAAGGATCTCAGTCAGAAGCTGCAGGGCATCCCAGGCTTCATCTTCCACCTGCAGCTGTGTGAAGGCCAGCAGCTCAAACATCAGATTCTGCTTAAATCACACACTGA GAGCGGGAAGCAGAGGTGGATCACTGCAATGTTTCCATCCGACCCATTAGAAGACATCGAGCAAGCCAGTGAAAATGACG ATATATCCCAGGTTCAGTGCATCAAGAGCTATCAGGCCCAAGAGCATGATGAGTTAACACTGGAAAAAGCTGACATTCTTCATGCTAAGACCATTACAAGTGATG GCTGGGTGGAGGGCATCAGGCTGTCGGACGGGGAGAGGGGCTGGTTCCCCAAATCCTATGTGGAGGAAATCACAAGTCGTAGCGCACGTCTCCGCAACCTCCGGGAAAATATCCGCATCAAATGTGTCACACAGAAACTAAAAGGGGAAGACTAA